CGCCGTTCGTCCGCTTCGTGCCGTTACGGCTTCCACGGAGTTTGACGGTTCGACTGGGCGAAAGCCCAGCGTGGTCGACCCCAGGGCGTCGGTTTCACTGTGTGGTGGCACGGGAATATTAACCCGTTTCCCATGTTGTCATCGTCGAATTACGGGATGACTTAGGACCGGCTAACCCTCAGCTGATCAGCAGTGCTGAGGAACCCTTATCCATTAGGCCGTCGGGGTTCACACCCGACTATCGCTGCTACTATGGCCAGGATTTTCGTCACTATTCGGTCCACAGGAGCTCTCGCCCCCGCTTCCATCCAAATAGAGCGCCAATCTACTCGATTGCCTTGTGAAAGGCACGGACAGGTCTCGGTGGTGGATTTGAGTCCCGATCATTTTGGGCGCCTCAAACCTCGGCCGGTAAGCTGTTACGCTTTTCTTAGAGGGTAGCTGCTTCTAAGCTCACCTCCCGGCTGTCTAGGGCTCGAGACCACCTTCAGAGGATTACACTTAATCCACACTTGGGGACCTTAACCTATCTCTGGGTTGTTCCCCTCCTGGTACACAGGCTTACCCCGCGCACCGGAATCCTCACGTCAACAGCGTCAGTGGGTTTGGAGTTTGACAGGCGCGTCCACTCCTCTCGGAGTGGAGCACGCCAATCGGTCGCTCTACCCCACCGACTACCTCGGTGAAGGTCATGCTTCGACATGTTTCGATTGGAACCAGCTGTTGCCGGACTCGATGGGCCTTTCACCCCTACACATAGATCACGAGAGGGTATTGTAGGACACCAACTCTAACAGGCTTCCACGTGCCTTTCGGCACGCTTCACCTTGTCCATGCGTAGATCGTCCGGATTCGGGTCGTGTCCGTGTGGCTCCCCGCCCTTGAAGACGGCGGCCCTCGCGTAAGCTGCGGCCATGTCGGTTTCCCTATGCCTCCCCCGATACTCGGGTTAGACTCGCCATACAGACACACTCCCTGGCTCGTTTTTCAAAACGTACGATGGAACACCGGCTTCCTGTCCGTCTTACTGGTGGGTCGCCCCACGGTCATTCTGGACAGGACCTTGTATGCCCCATCGCTCGATCGCCAACTGGGTTCAAGCTCTATTTCACCTCCCTTCGGAGGATACTTTGCAGCGTTCGTTCACACTACTTGTCCGCTATCGGTCTTGAGGAGTGTTTAGCCTTCGCAGTCGATGCCTGCGAGATTCGCGAGGGATTTCCAACCCCCGCTACTCTGGAACCGACGCACATCGTACTGGTCTCACGTACGGGGTTGTCACCCTGTATCACGCCCTGTTCCAAGGGACTTCTGTGAGATGGTCGGATGCTGCGTGTCGGCCCACACACCACATTGCCCGTGAGGGCTTCGGTTTGGGCTGTATCGCGTTCACTCGCGGTTACTGACGACATCACGTTGCGTTTTCTGTTCCTCCCGATACTGAGATGTTTCAGTTCTCGGGGTTCCTCATTGCGCGAAGCAATTGTTGAAGAGATTCTCATTCGGAAATCCTGAGTTCTTGGCCTCCGTGCGGCTCCCTCAGGCTTATCGCAGCTTGGCACGTCCTTCTTCAGCTCTCAAGCCGAGCTATCCATCAGCTGGCATAGTAGCCAACGTCGTTGTGACTCGTTAGTTAGAACTGAACGAGTCCAGTGGACGCCTGGATCGCACGTACACACGGTTTCATACTCGCCCCCAAGGTGGAGATGGTAGGCGAATCGACCCTTCCCAATCGCGGTTTCACCCGGATTGGTGCATCAGTCGTCGTACCACGTTCGAACACTGTGTCCCACTTAAGGGGCACGGTTCGAACCCGGTACGTCGTACGGACCTGTCGGGAGTTGCACCCGACACCCCGCGAGGGGTATCCGCCTCGGATAGGTCTCGTGAGCCCAGCGGGCCCATACAGTCGGCGCTTGCCGACAAGCGGTGGCAAAGCCACCAACTACGTGGGCTGGGGCAAGGCCCCAGTCCCGTTCTGTAGGAGGTGATCCAGCCGCAGATTCCTCTACGGCTACCTTGTTACGACTTAAGCCCCCTTGCGGAGCCCAGATTTGACCTGGGTATCCAGGCCTCATCCGGACCCCACTCGGGTGCTTTGACGGGCGGTGTGTGCAAGGAGCAGGGACGTATTCACCGCGCGCTTATGACACGCGATTACTACCGAATCCAGCTTCATGCGGGCGAGTTTCAGCCCGCAATCCGAACTACGACCAGGTTTGGAGATTAGCTCCGCCTCTCGGCGTGGCATCCCACTGTCCTGACCATTGTAGCCCGCGTGTTGCCCGGTCCATTCGGGGCATACTGACCTACCGTTGCCCGTTCCTTCCTCCGCTTTAGCAGCGGCAGTCTCCGTAGTGTACCCGACTACCTCAGGGGTATCGCTGGCAACTACGGATGCGGGTCTCGCTCGTTGCCTGACTTAACAGGACGCCTCACGGTACGAGCTGACGGCGGCCATGCACCTCCTCTCAGTAGCGTCGGGTAAAGTCGTCAACCTGACCGTCATTACTACTGTCGGGACCGGTGAGATTTCCGGCGTTGAGTCCAATTAAACCGCAGGCTCCTCCGGTTGTGGTGCTCCCCCGCCAATTCCTTTAAGTTTCATCCTTGCGGACGTACTTCCCAGGCGGCTTGCTTATCGTCTTCACTACGGCACATCACGCGCTCATGGCGCGTGACATACCTAGCAAGCATCGTTTACAGCTAGGACTACCCGGGTATCTAATCCGGTTCGAGACCCTAGCTTTCGTCCCTCACCGTCGGGTCCGGTCTCTTGACGTGCTTTCGCCATTGGTGGTCCGTCCAGGATTACAGGATTTCACTCCTACCCCGGACGTACCCGTCAAGTCTCTCGGCCCCAAGCCGTGTAGTTTCCGCTGGACGCCGACGCGTTGAGCGCGTCGATTTCCCAACGGACTTACACAGCAGGCTACGGACGCTTTAGGCCCAATAATATCGGCCATCACTCGGACTGCCGGTATTACCGCGGCGGCTGGCACCGGTCTTGCCCAGTCCTTGTTCCTGAACCACCCTAGGGTTCAGAAAAGCGAGGGCTATATGCCCTCGCACTCGGAGTCCCCTTATCGCACTGTCGTGCAGTGTAAAGGTTTCGCGCCTGCTGCGCCCCGTAGGGCCCGGTATCTTGTCTCAGATACCGTCTCCAGGCTCTTGCTGTCACAACCTGTACCGATTATGGGCATGGTGGGCCGTTACCCCACCATCTACCTAATCGGCCGCAGCCACATCCTACAGCGCCGGAACGTTTCCAGCTCTCTGTAACTCCAACATGAGAGCTGTATCCGCTATTAGCCTCAGTTTCCCGAGGTTATGGCGGCCTGTAGGGTAGTTTGGCCACGTGTTACTGAGCTATATGCCGCGGGTCTAAACCCGCGCGACTAGCATGGCTAAATCGGACTCCGATAGCAATGGCCTCCGGCAGGATCAACCGGAATGTGCTGACTGAGTCAGCGGCGGGCGTTGCGCGATGCAACGTATGAGTGTGGTATCACTCCGTCGGAAGCGTAACACACTGGAAGAATCCAGTGTTGACTGTATGGGTCCGTGGGCTCACATCAGATTCCATCTTGACGGCGGACCGCAGGGGTGGAATCCTCATACTTTCGAGAGCGATCGCGTTCGCGAGGCGAACGCATTTGCGCTCTCTGCGAGCGGTCCGAGAGTGACCACGGACCGTGTCGCCCCGGGCGCCCCGGTGCGACCTTCGCATTCCATCCGATGGGAGGGGTACATATAAATGACTCGTCTCGGAGCCGCCCTGAGTCGACCCCACACAGCACATGCGTGACGTGACTCCGTCACACACCGAATCGCAAGACAGCGGCGTCTTGTCTCCCGGTAATATAATATCTATTATACCACTCGTCGGAATACGAGGGCGAGTGGTGTCCCGTCTGGCCCTATTGAGCGGTCAATAGCCGACCGGAGTGCGCCCGAATCCGCGGGCGCACCAGCCGGTCGGTGTCCGGGACGGGGAACGGAGCTATCGCTCGCCGGTGAGAAAACAGTGAGAACCGCGGTCCGATTATGCAGTCAGGGAGTCGATGTGGCCTTCGGCACGGAGCTGGTCGGCGTCCTGCCCCTCGTAGCGCCACTCGATGTTTGCCTTCTCGTCCTGCCAGTCCCACGGTTCGGCGATCACGATGTCGCCCTCGTTGATCCAGGTCCGGAACTTCATCCGGCCAGGAATTCGACCCATACGGTTCTCACCGTCTTCGCACTGGATTCTAACGTGGTTGCCGCCGTTGTGTTCGGTTACGACTGCGAACAGCTCGTCTGTCGAGGGCATCCGGAGGTTCCGTCGCCCAGAAGTTTCGCTCATACCATTAGTAGGGGGGCCTACCGTATAAGTCGACTGAGAGTCCCGATAACGAGTCCCATGCCGGGCGGTGTCCATAGAGCTCGCGCTCTCAGCTGAGTGAATGAGTGTACGGGCCGCGAAAAGCGCTC
Above is a window of Haloarcula halophila DNA encoding:
- a CDS encoding translation initiation factor eIF-1A, with product MSETSGRRNLRMPSTDELFAVVTEHNGGNHVRIQCEDGENRMGRIPGRMKFRTWINEGDIVIAEPWDWQDEKANIEWRYEGQDADQLRAEGHIDSLTA